The Takifugu flavidus isolate HTHZ2018 unplaced genomic scaffold, ASM371156v2 ctg305, whole genome shotgun sequence genome includes the window gtacagaacgtcagggaggccgaggctggggcgtacggacagagaaccatcggccagtacgtgaggatggaagatcggccacgtgctttcgggccatacgaggaccaagaaggttggggtggggtgtctgtgtccggattctacctgactgactgcctgctggatgagttcaagcgtcaacagccgtctctgaccaagctcctccagggcacgttggggcaggttttcaggtcggaccacacgaggaagatggcgaggaaggtgacactggcatctggagccatgtccagtttcgcagtgatgaatgagaactggctcattgtgtcctgggtgatggttcaggctgagacagaaaggtccctgcatccgatgtagcaaggaatggcccagaggtacagccacgctggggtggaaaaggccggctacccctggatggacaggtgagatcagccatcttctttgtttgccgtcattcaaactgaaaaatgctccatgcaaaccctaacctatccatgctgaagacgtggcgcgttcagagggttcacatcctccgtggttgcctcagtgacccagaactgtctgaggggataatggacagggacggagggacccttcagctaaaccacgtagcgggcgaaggtgccaaagtccccgtctggatccctgtccgtggtacatctcagcaggagggctaccatttccagcaggcccagtgggtcacgggtacgcaggtctcccctgaactgttccaggcccaggccatgaccggcgttgtgcggtggaactttcagcgaccggtagacatgaagaagcccggcgccgtcctccctgctgtctttgaccctgcctcaatgtgggagttgaactctgcttccatggcagtgacgggacaagacaagtgccctgcgttcacctctctgacagagacactggagaaaggtttgggctggagtccagagaaccgggctgccgtccgctccctctggactgggacaaacacaaaatgcagaagagggatcggccttcggctcttgtgccccctcccgctccagacgatgctcctggggcaacaccttcctccagctgggcaacagcgactgctgtgccgtcgcttccccctgcgccacctgtcagcttccatctctctgctgctggacgtgtaaaggagattccagcagaggatgaccaggatcctgaaagatcagtgggcgggtcaacgataatcgggtttttcagagcggcatgttggaattaaggccttcgaatgattgaaaataaatagatttagttaggttgtggtcagtgtatctcaatcttttgatgtgttaaatattacactttctgttattaagggatggatattaatgtgtttcctcaatagcccatatcgcgataatatgagttactaaggatgcattattgctttgtttgtgttccagacgtctctggagctttgcccctgccgctgaagtcctcgccgaggagcgcccgcactggacccatgaagactggtggtggagtgtttgtcttggaccacacacgctggactcttcccatgaaagacgctattgatagtttgctgcagtatcatcatggggacaaggacatcctgaggcttgtggatccagactacgcagacatggtccatcggtctgcggccgatccgaacagcttgctccgccccacaaccaggtttcacatatcccgctatgtgaagcatctggcaaagctgttgaacaccagttcttctctgaacaccagcccagagaagctcctggagactcaacagctgtggtactccttgacagaggggagcaaaacaaccagcgttcctgtagtcaccatggagacggctgttgtcactcctcccacagccgccctgcccacgcctctgacgcaggattccattgaaaaaattgtgcagggcattctagagatggagcagcagcagcagcgaccagagcagaagatgagacagacgaaaccctgtctggcctgtggacagcccaagtctccgtatgggacgggtggatcttccatccactttttctatcagcagggtcctgttcgctacttctactgctcaaggaaggtgcatcagacttatgctgctgagggactctctgaccccagaatgccctttgaacaatttgccgcgtcagagtttttccagagggagctggaggccaccaaaaagcgtgtggaggacaaagctcagagacagatcggctgtgtttagcttcatgatggcgtctcagatgatattctttcattaccgccaccctttctccacacagaagacacccaggtttcccagctgcctccgtgaacatgtgctcccactcccacctgtttgaacccccggttctcagtgtccaccttccttttgccattttatggggatctgaagttaacttttgctgttatgctaatgactactgagaaataatgaaatgaagccacctcccgctcagactgtcaccgttgcattgtgggaaatgtagtattggcctgtgtaaaacatctgcggcctgtgggccggttctaataataaatcaatatcatcccgggggccatagaaaaccctcgaccttgactctgacatatgagctttaaatgatttcttttgactcccatttatttggctgtttggatatcatctttgctagtgtgtgtgtgtgtgctctatggaactggcataaaggatgttaaaattagtctaaattagtctaaattaaataaaaatgcatccattcatcattcccaacaggcggtgtttgattagaaactctttctgaactctggtgctctgaaacatctccgcttccattttcagctgtttttattctcaataacatcaaatcatccatccatccaaatcgtggtcctgttggaccaccaaaggacaaacactttccatttagcacggacaaaaaaacccaaatcctgtttagcaatgaagctgtggggagagtttgaggagcgtttctgaggaacacgctgccatattgggtccaagctgctggggtttttgttgtttccaggtgaatcggtgggcagcggcgttaccgcctgtctctgcccccccccctctctccccgtggtcgtggtcacgccgggcatctttactggtcccgttttaaacaggttctgttgggaacaggtgttctccagaactgtatttcaggctgctgtgctgaagggctgttttcagtagcaatagagccagagtgtgcctgctccatatgaacccccccagg containing:
- the LOC130520214 gene encoding uncharacterized protein LOC130520214 isoform X2, with amino-acid sequence MTVPAAVPASPGVKRKRPVPLPPQLAFLVTETEGLTKVEEPHSTSDVSGALPLPLKSSPRSARTGPMKTGGGVFVLDHTRWTLPMKDAIDSLLQYHHGDKDILRLVDPDYADMVHRSAADPNSLLRPTTRFHISRYVKHLAKLLNTSSSLNTSPEKLLETQQLWYSLTEGSKTTSVPVVTMETAVVTPPTAALPTPLTQDSIEKIVQGILEMEQQQQRPEQKMRQTKPCLACGQPKSPYGTGGSSIHFFYQQGPVRYFYCSRKVHQTYAAEGLSDPRMPFEQFAASEFFQRELEATKKRVEDKAQRQIGCV
- the LOC130520214 gene encoding uncharacterized protein LOC130520214 isoform X1, with amino-acid sequence MTVPAAVPASPGVKRKRPVPLPPQLAFLVTETEGLTKVEEPHSTSGPDSCTAQTSDGRVPPLTDSTQDQKSDVSGALPLPLKSSPRSARTGPMKTGGGVFVLDHTRWTLPMKDAIDSLLQYHHGDKDILRLVDPDYADMVHRSAADPNSLLRPTTRFHISRYVKHLAKLLNTSSSLNTSPEKLLETQQLWYSLTEGSKTTSVPVVTMETAVVTPPTAALPTPLTQDSIEKIVQGILEMEQQQQRPEQKMRQTKPCLACGQPKSPYGTGGSSIHFFYQQGPVRYFYCSRKVHQTYAAEGLSDPRMPFEQFAASEFFQRELEATKKRVEDKAQRQIGCV